In Triplophysa rosa linkage group LG7, Trosa_1v2, whole genome shotgun sequence, the following proteins share a genomic window:
- the rbl1 gene encoding retinoblastoma-like protein 1, whose product MRGDETDSESVKSDDGSTRRSLDALCQELNMDEETATEALQNFTCICNTYTLEGDVVHWLACALYAACRKSSIPTVGRGVMEGNCVSLTRILRSSKLSLIQFFSKMKKWSDMSNLSQDFRNRVGRLERNFEVSTVIFRKFEPIFLDMFQDPQGEPPRLPRSRKHRRLPCHISDVFKFCWTLFVYTKGNFRMIGDDLVNSYHLLLCCLDLVFCNALLCSNKKDLINQYFRGLPKDAENVKEMPCVIDKLCELHDGLVVEAKGIKEHYFKPYMKRLFEKGILKGDPETLSELLDTPNFQDNNKAVNREYEEYVLTVGDFDERVFLGADADEEIGMPRKSTAEPPAGQMSARMQVENNLQQHFEKTRSLAPSTPLTGRRYLKEKEVLVTPVSSATQSVSRLQSMVSGLRNAPSSALLQIFNSCSRNPTEAILNRVKTMGERFKEAYTKPTDDLPGAHMDFAENRLKLAEILYFKILENIMTQEMKRLQGKDMTVLLEQEVLHCSLLACCLELVLFAYSSQRTFPWILEIFKIPPFYFYKVIEVFIRSEEGLSRDMVKHLNGIEEQVLESKAWTRDSALWNSLSNANHKVPTVEEVNFPSSFDTANSSGGPTHLPLVALSPIIHPRIREVRTGLGSSARKDLPQSPVSLHDRFSSPAAGSAKRRLFGDDPPHQSPIKRFSVTPIKIFPSSTENNQNLPSTTVLSMATANGQQLTIPLPVLKNEMGGITVIQLQANDMNSLTAQVLLTASPSRPAAPPTGHDTQPLPVSKPRRTGSLALFFRKVYHLASVRLRDLCLKLDISADLRGKIWTCFEHSLLHCTDLMKDRHLDQLLLCAVYIIAKITKEEHTFQDIMKCYRTQPQANSHVYRSVLLKRSPIEQQSDENMEVDPPSDQSNERTEQFGSEEADSELEERGDLIQFYNSVYVLKMKSFALRYAHSAIDGKMEAPPLSPFPSVRAQPLSPRRVSQRHSIFVSPHKNGSSLTPSATYTYKFTGSPSKELNDINQMIRQGGVSKKRAFTMEGDETESPSKCLRQETDDVLLKRLQDVVSERASL is encoded by the exons ATGCGAGGGGATGAAACCGATTCGGAGTCGGTTAAATCTGACGACGGCTCCACCCGCAGGAGTCTGGACGCGCTCTGTCAGGAGTTAAACATGGACGAAGAAACGGCGACTGAGGCGCTTCAAAACTTCACCTGCATCTGTAACACATATACGCTCGAG GGTGATGTTGTGCACTGGCTGGCTTGCGCTCTGTATGCTGCGTGTAGAAAGAGCTCCATTCCCACTGTGGGACGAGGCGTGATGGAGGGCAACTGCGTTTCTCTTACAAGGATACTGCGCTCATCTAAGCTCAG ttTGATCCAGTTCTTCAGCAAGATGAAGAAATGGTCGGACATGTCGAATCTCTCTCAGGATTTTCGCAACCGCGTCGGGCGGCTAGAGCGGAATTTCGAAGTGTCGACTGTGATTTTCCGTAAATTCGAGCCGATATTTTTGGACATGTTTCAGGATCCACAGGGTGAACCTCCCCGCTTGCCTAGAAGCCGCAAACACAG ACGTCTTCCGTGCCACATCAGTGATGTTTTCAAGTTCTGTTGGACGCTCTTTGTGTACACAAAAG GTAATTTCCGTATGATTGGAGATGATCTGGTCAACTCCTATCATCTTCTGCTCTGCTGTCTGGACCTGGTGTTCTGCAATGCTCTCCTGTGCTCCAACAAGAAAGATCTGATCAATCAATACTTCAGAG GACTACCAAAGGATGCTGAGAATGTGAAGGAGATGCCGTGTGTCATTGACAAGCTTTGTGAACTGCATGATGGCCTTGTGGTGGAGGCTAAAGGCATAAAGGAACATTACTTTAAACCCTACATGAAGAGACTGTTTGAGAAAGGa ATACTAAAAGGTGATCCTGAAACTCTGTCTGAATTACTTGACACACCGAACTTCCAAGACAACAA TAAAGCCGTGAACCGGGAATATGAGGAATATGTCTTGACTGTGGGTGATTTTGATGAGCGGGTGTTTTTGGGAGCTGATGCTGACGAGGAGATTGGCATGCCACGCAAATCCACAGCTGAACCTCCGGCAGGTCAAATGTCTGCCCGCATGCAGGTGGAGAACAATCTACAGCAACACTTTGAGAAG ACACGCTCCCTCGCTCCTTCTACTCCTCTAACAGGTCGACGGTATTTGAAGGAGAAGGAGGTGTTGGTCACCCCTGTTTCTTCAGCAACTCAAAGCGTGAGCAGACTGCAGAGCATGGTGTCCGGCCTTCGCAATGCACCCAGCAGTGCTCTCCTTCAGATCTTCAA TTCCTGCTCTCGAAATCCCACTGAAGCCATTCTGAACCGAGTAAAGACCATGGGAGAGAGGTTCAAAGAGGCCTACACCAAACCCACAGATGATCTGCCTGGAGCACATATGG ATTTTGCGGAGAATCGTCTGAAGCTAGCGGAGATCTTGTACTTTAAGATCCTGGAGAACATCATGACTCAGGAGATGAAGAGACTTCAGGGGAAAGACATGACC GTCCTCTTGGAGCAGGAGGTGCTTCATTGCTCTCTGCTGGCGTGCTGTCTGGAGCTGGTGCTGTTTGCTTACAGCTCCCAGAGAACCTTCCCCTGGATACTGGAAATCTTTAAGATACCTCCTTTCTACTTTTACAAG GTGATCGAGGTATTCATCCGCTCTGAGGAGGGTTTGTCCAGAGACATGGTGAAGCATTTGAACGGTATAGAGGAGCAGGTGCTGGAGAGCAAAGCCTGGACTAGAGACTCCGCCTTGTGGAACTCACTGAGTAACGCCAACCATAAAGTTCCCACCGTAGAGGAG GTGAACTTTCCAAGTAGTTTTGACACAGCAAACAGTAGTGGGGGTCCCACTCACCTCCCATTGGTGGCGCTATCTCCCATCATCCACCCACGCATCAGAGAGGTCCGTACCGGCCTGGGCTCCAGCGCACGCAAAG ATCTCCCTCAGTCTCCCGTCTCGCTTCACGATCGCTTCAGCTCTCCAGCGGCTGGCAGTGCTAAGAGACGCTTGTTTGGTGATGACCCCCCACATCAGTCCCCTATAAAAAGATTCTCGGTCACCCCTATTAAAATCTTCCCCAGCTCCACTGAGAACAACCAGAACCTCCCCTCAACGACGGTTCTTTCCATGGCAACAGCGAACGGCCAGCAGTTGACTATTCCACTGCCAG TGTTAAAGAACGAAATGGGCggcattacagtaatccagCTGCAGGCTAATGACATGAACTCCCTGACTGCTCAAGTCTTACTGACCGCCTCCCCCAGCCGACCAGCAGCCCCTCCCACCGGACATGACACGCAGCCGCTACCCGTCAGCAAACCTCGTCGCACCGGGTCCCTTGCCCTCTTCTTCAGAAAG GTATATCATTTAGCCAGCGTGCGTCTTCGTGACCTTTGTCTAAAGCTAGACATCTCAGCAGATCTGCGGGGAAAGATCTGGACGTGTTTTGAACACTCTCTCCTGCACTGCACTGACCTTATGAAGGACAGACATCTGGACCAGTTGCTTCTCTGTGCTGTCTACATCATAGCAAAG atcacaaaagaagagcACACGTTTCAGGACATTATGAAATGCTATCGGACACAACCTCAGGCCAACAGTCAT GTGTATCGCAGTGTTTTACTGAAAAGGTCTCCGATAGAACAACAGTCAGATGAGAACATGGAAGTAGATCCACCATCAGACCAAT CCAATGAGAGGACAGAACAGTTTGGTAGTGAAGAGGCAGACAGCGAATTAGAGGAGAGAGGAGACCTCATCCAGTTCTACAACTCTGTTTACGTGTTAAAGATGAAATCATTCGCTCTTAGATATGCACATTCAGCAATCGATGGCAAG ATGGAAGCTCCTCCGCTATCTCCGTTCCCTTCGGTTCGTGCTCAGCCTCTCTCTCCTCGCCGTGTGTCTCAAAGACACTCCATCTTTGTGTCTCCTCATAAGAACGGCTCCAGTCTCACACCCAGTGCCACTTACACGTACAAGTTCACCGGAAGCCCTTCCAAG GAGCTGAACGACATCAACCAGATGATCCGTCAGGGTGGAGTGAGTAAAAAGCGGGCTTTCACCATGGAGGGAGATGAGACTGAGTCTCCATCCAAATGCCTCCGCCAGGAGACCGACGACGTCCTGCTTAAACGCCTCCAGGATGTTGTGAGCGAGAGGGCGAGTCTCTGA